The Arachis duranensis cultivar V14167 chromosome 9, aradu.V14167.gnm2.J7QH, whole genome shotgun sequence genomic sequence tagcatcaatttagttttatttagcATCATTTAGTCACACAGTgaggtcaaaattaaataattaacaaaatgtcCTACATAACAACAGTATAAGAACAAAATCGATAATctggagaacaagtacaagctccaGAGGCATAAAATCAATCATTGATAcattaatacatttatttattatttttttataatataaataaaatattttctataaaactaaagaaaatgataaataaatgtattgatgcatcaATGGTTGATTTTGTGCTTCTGGAGCTTGTACTTGTTTTCCAAATTATCGATTTTGTTCTTGAACTGTTGTTATGTAGgacattttgttaattatttaattttgacatcactgtgggactaaattgatgctaaatgaaacttttttttgaTTCAAATAGAACATTTTAAACCTTAAGAACCAAAACAGAATTACGCCCAAACTTAGGggaccaatttagtactttacccaTCACATTATTTACAATTGCAACACCtcaatcctaaattctaattcttTGTGTTGTTCTAGTTTTGGAAAATTCGGTTTCACGTTCTATGCTAGGGTTTCACACTAGTTACAGTTCAATATTATGTGTGCCTTGTTTTTAAGGAAAGAAAGATTATTagatgaattttgaatttttttaatgttttttgttCATATTCATAAAGTTGGATCTAGATTTAGAACGAAAATATCTTTTATGTGTGAATTTTGGGTTGAATGTTTGCTGATTTTGAAGAGGGTTAACTTATGCTTGTCAAGTGAGGATTATTGTTAACTTTGCTGATTTAATTCTCGTTTTGTTCTAGGATGGCTGGTGACGATGTCTTAGGTCTGGGAAATAAGGCTCTGAGCGGCACCAAAAGGAAGTCTCCCGGTGActcctcagaagaagaaaaggagaaggaggacAAGGGATTCCAAGTGGAATCCCCTGAGAAGGAAGAATTTAGAGATAACAAAAGAGCAAGGACAGAAGAAGAGTAGAATGTCCCTGAAGAGGAGGAGCAGAATCAAGTTGGAGAATTAGGTTGCAATCCTGATGTTGCAAACCAAATGATGAACCATGCTCGCTNNNNNNNNNNNNNNNNNNNNNNNNNNNNNNNNNNNNNNNNNNNNNNNNNNNNNNNNNNNNNNNNNNNNNNNNNNNNNNNNNNNNNNNNNNNNNNNNNNNNAATAGTGCAAATTGCAAAATGTGTGAATTTTGACATAGTAACAAATCAGAGGTTGCGAGAAAGatataagaagaaaatatatataatagaagagtgaagaaaagggtcaaaagattaaaaaaaaatacaaccaTAACAATGATAAAGGACTCTAATAAAGATAAGATCTATATGAACACAATATAGGCgcatataagtatataacaatGTGTCACTCGTGTAGACTATGCATCATAATAGAAATTTTTGTACTAAACCTTTATCACTCTATTGTATCACAGTTGTGCTTCACAGCTTTATAGTCTATTCCATGAATATCAGTTGTGATTATGTAATGTCAGTGTGCTGGTGTGAGGCAATACATTGCAACTAGATTTTTGGTTCAATAATGTCACCTTCATTTTCAGGAAAAAGACTCTCTCCTTTATGGAAATACTTATATTCAGTAACTTAAAATTGTATTCCAAATTGATCTTTACTAAGTGTTATAACCGTTATACATCGGTTACGAGTTTATGGCAATAAATTACCTTTGATCGGTTACATCAGAGACAATCAATTAAGGAATATGACCGTTATCATCTCCCGGCTATGAAAGGAAACGATTGAAATCGGCAAAGGTATGAAATCATTCTAAGCTGAAAAGTTCTCTTCAAAATAATTCTCATTAACTGACTTGAGCGTTGGAGTACTTTTTGCAGGTACTCCCCCAGTACTCCCCCTTTGTCTCATTCGCTGGTTGAGGTATATTGTGGCTCATTGATAAGGTCGGCCAACCATTCTGGTGGGACGAGCTATAGTTCGGCTGCAACAAGGCAATATTTAGCTCCTGAGCTATGATACCAAAAATGTTCTAACTTGAATTTTAGAATCCCTTAAGTTGAATTAGGAACTGTTTCTTTCTCTGCTTTTTAATAGCTTCTGCTTGCAAAACTTCTTCTACTATTGTACTTGAATGTATCTTTCTTGGTTCAGTtggttgaaaagaaaagaaaaaagaaattgtcTCTTTTTGTGTGTGTTATTCTCCTTCCATATTTAGCCCGTCTTAATCTTTGAAGACTCTGGTTGATTCCTCTTCTACTTTTAAAGGCTATATTTTCTTGCCTATGGACGTCTCATTGGTAAGTTTATTACTTTTTGACTGAGAAATGCATGGATGCCTTTGCTCAGTTACTGATTCAAGTGACATATGGCGATGAACTTACGTaccatttctttttcttatatatcTCTAGTTTGCAGTGTTCCAACTGTGTATATCACTTTTATCTCAAATCACTTGCAGCAGCAAGTAGgctaaacaaaagaaagaaaaaaaagtaacattatagtatttttaattgatttataccTTGAATCTTTGTATATTCATGCAATATTGTAATTGATGAGATGAACATTCAATTTTACTTGTCAATTTTCTCTGCTAGAGAGGAAGTAAAAAAGAAATGGTGACAAGTGACAACTTTTATGAGGAACTTTTATGATTGATTTGGTGTGTTTGATTGTTCATATTGATCAAATAAAATAGCTATTATTAGAACAGATCAACAGAATATGTGCCCATACACAGaaggaaaaattaaaagaaaataagaaacatcTAAATTTTCTAATTACAATATTTGAAATCTCTCCATAATGATGTCAACCTTGTATAGTATCACTCTTCACTTTTTTAGATTGTGATTTCTTAATGTCGAGCATAGAACTATAGTTGGAGATTGAAGAGGTTTCAAATGTTAGTCTTCCTTTAAATATGCTGATGTCATTGTGGTTTAATGAAGGATCTTTGAGGAATGCATTCGAGTTGATCAaccttttttcattattttgttcTTTGGGGTGCCCTTATGGGTTGTGGGTGCATCATGGTTACAAGGTTATACTTGATTGTCCTTGCTATTAACATCTTTTTCTGAATTTCACAACCACCCAGGTGGATCAATTTTGGCCCCATTTGCTGACTCTTTCGCTCCTTTGTATTTTGCACTGAGAGACATTAAGGAAGTTATGCCAACTGAGCAGCCTTGTGATTTAGCATATGAATTTGGGGATGGGCTTTTCGATGTGAAAGAATTCCCACAAGGCTTTCCAAAACCTGGTAAGCACCATTTGTTTCCTTCATACAATGTGTTTATGACTGTACGTTCATATTGCATCTTCATAGTATTATCATACCATTATCTGAATTCTAAACTCGCCATAATTTTACTCTAAACTTCTCTATGATAGATTTCAGCATGGTCTACTACTGTGTCATTGTTTTCTTGGTGACCCTTTTACCACTTCATATGTTTCTTAGTCTGTTGTCAATGTATACAATGGTCTGTTTATTTGGCccaatatgagttaaaaaatgaacatNNNNNNNNNNNNNNNNNNNNNNNNNNNNNNNNNNNNNNNNNNNNNNNNNNNNNNNNNNNNNNNNNNNNNNNNNNNNNNNNNNNNNNNNNNNNNNNNNNNNCGATATTTAATACGAAAACAAGTCTGTACTGTCATTTCACACTGATTTTTGTCATGGTGGAGTCTACCACCATGTCGGGTTTCTGAACATTGTACCAAATTGTTTTTTACTATAAAGTGGAGCTCGTATACAAATATGATTGAATCCAGAATACATAAAATCCGAAGAAAATTATGTCAGTACCAAAATAACTGCCTTTTGCTAAGAATGGCAGGCCATGTAAGTTCAGCCAAGGCTCCAGAGAAGCTGAGCAACTCAAACAGTTTCCTACACAAAAAACCGAATTCCAGCATTCATAGAGATTCAACACGGAagctgaaaataaaagaaaagactcTGCAAACACCAAAACAAACTGGCATACTTGTCATCATGAACAGGAACTCCCCACTCTTCGTCATGAAAAGCAACATAACTTGGTTCTGGCACAAATGAGAATATAtcagaaattaaagaacaagaaatgatAGTTACAATGTTAATGCAATAGATAACTTATAACATTTTATTTATCCTCCCCTAGGTTTAAAGGTACAGAAATTTTGACTAAAGAACAAGGCATATGACCAATGCGAAATTATGAATCTTAGAATTATTGTTTGACATAAAACACCTTAGATGCCCAGTATGAGgtagaatgaaagaaaattaGTGATGCTAACTCGCTGCTATAGCACCCTGCTTTGCCAGACATCATTGCATCAAATTCACAGTGGCAATAGCAATTACCATCTCGGTGAAACAAAATAAACTGTTTTGAACACATGTTTAGAGCAATTAatcatcaataatttttttcggGGGTCTTGGGGAGGGGGgaggaataattttttttagcttaTGATCCAATTTTAACTACACTAGCAACCACTAGTTTCCTTTGCAATCAATACATATGACTTATGCTTATGCCTATCAAAGATGTGAATGTGGCATATCTGTGGAAAACAGAGCTTGATATGGTGAGTTAAAACCCCCCatcccccaaaaaaaaaattattgttctCCCTTTTTGGGCATTAATGTTATCATTGTCATTTGCTCTATGTAAAAAAAACATGACATACAAAGCTGAAGGTGCTTTTTGACCAATagttcataattttaaattggGATGAACAAGAGAAAACGTATTAGCATTTAGTAATATTCAAACACCAGATGTTAATTAGACTTTACAAAAAGATGGAAACTATCAAAATTAAGAACATATCTCAATAGAAACAGTGTCAAGTGTCAACTACCATACTGGATTCAAGCACAAATTTCTGTCCAATTATGGCTATTCTATGGACAAATCCCCACAATATTCACATCCTAATTGAGTAGTTAACTTACAAAGCTGCTAAATAACTAGTTGGTTCACTAAACTTAAACACCGGGAAATTTCTAATAACCATTGCACTTGCTTTTCCTAAAACCACATATTTCTCACATTCCATCAACTTTAGAAGCATGTTCAGCTATTTTCTTACTTTTGTTCCATTATCTCACTCTCTAGACCCTACCAGTGAAACCATGCCattatatacataataactCTTAAATAACAATCCAAGCTGTAACACTAGATGGAGTCAGCTACATTATTCAAACAATACCATAACATATTAAAACCTATCCATCTTAAGTGTTTccaaaatcaatcatatctatTATAATCAACTATCAATTATTGaagtaattttaataactaatccAGACACAACCTAGGTGGGGTCAGCAACATAAATTTGACAACACCATAATGTCCTACCATTATTAACCACATTAGATAACATACTACTAATACCTATCTATCTCATCTTTATAGCTATAACCAACAACATCAATGTCACAACTTGCAAACTAACTACATTAAAACAAAATCATGATTCATGAACTTGAAGCAGCAATAAAAGTCAAAAGATACCTGTATTTGGTGTTACCCAAGCACATCTTTTCTTGCCCTCCAAGCTATCACATGAATCCACCTCAGCACCATTATCAGAAGCAGCAGCCACACTGCAACTGTTGACCTTCTCAGCCTTGACACTACCCTGCTTCTTCCTAGCCACCACACTGACCCGACGCGCCGCCACGGCCGCAGCCTTTCCGCTCGATGAAGCCCCGCTGTGAGTGGAGGAATCCGTCGACGAGGCATCGGATGAGCAAGAGGCATTCATCGACAGGTTCTTCAGCAGAGCCTGATGGTGGCGCTCCTGCCGCTTCAGAATTGCCGGTGCCGCCGCCGGCGAAGGCTTCTTCTCCTTTGACACAGTCTCTGGCGAAGGCTTTTTCACAGGTTTCCTCCCGTCGCTGGCGGCACGAGCCTTGTTGCAGGCGGGGACGAGCACTTGCCGGAGCTCAGAGTCGCCGGCGGCAGCCACATTCATGGATCGGACTCTCGGTGGACCCGACATTAAAGCTCTTCTAGAACCTTCTTCTGAAAACTCTCTCGGAAGGTCAACAATGCTGAATAACGAAACACCACAggaataaaaattcaaaatttaaggCTTTCACTCACACAAtcgggaaaaaaaaagaaaagagtttttgttgggtttgaaaatttgaattccaaatTGAGTGGTAAGATTTCAATTCAATGCAAAACCCTAgtgtgtctttttctttttagctGCATTGCTGAAAACTGAGCTTCTTTTTTTGGGGTTTgtgattttctttttgttgtgtGAGTGAAAAAGGTTGAAGCTTTGGATTGTTCTGTTTATGGTGTGGGTGCTTGAGTGAGAGTGGCGGAAAATGGTGGAGAGTGTGTTTAGAGTGGTGAGAAAgtttatgattaaaaaaaaaaaaaaaaaacaaaatgtaagtgaaagtgaagaagaagaattggaaAAGGGAAAGTCTAAAAAAAATGGGGTGGTAAGGTAAGTTTGGTGAAGAAAGCAACGAATCAAGGAAGAGCATATGAGAGAGAAAGGAAAAGGTTATAGCTTGACCAATCATGAAGTGAAACGTATGAGAGAGAAAGTTTGGACAATAGGAcacattttttttgtatattatttttttctatatcaGCATAGTATATTTTGTTATCATATCAAGAGGTTAACGActaagtgtgtgtttggattacagtttATAAACAAAAGTtggtataaaattgattttataaaattgattttaattaagaGTGAGTTGGTATTAATGTAGTTTatgtttgataatttttatttaaaatgaattatagtaaactaaatattatttagattacattatttaaaattactttcAGATAAAAAGTTATAGAAAAGTAtatgaatttaaataattattttatgttctcttataattttattttaaatatttaaataaattttaatattttttagtactTTCAGTATTCTTTAatattctaataaaattaatagaatcataatacaaagtaagaaaaatatttcatacaaaaaaattaacaataacaataaaaaaactcatataaagaaattagaaattttataaaaaataataatatacataaaataGTATTAGAAaaagtattataaaaaaataaacatatgaATATGAAGGACATAATTGGTACATAGAACATAAAATTTAATCCAACTTAAAAAGATCAACAGAAAAGTTAGAATTGTTAGTTTTCCGTAAACCAAAGGTTGAAAATAGAAATCACTTTTATGTTTATAGGATAAAAATATTgtcaaatataaagataaagcgTTCAAAAAATTCAAACGGACT encodes the following:
- the LOC107472166 gene encoding uncharacterized protein LOC107472166; protein product: MSGPPRVRSMNVAAAGDSELRQVLVPACNKARAASDGRKPVKKPSPETVSKEKKPSPAAAPAILKRQERHHQALLKNLSMNASCSSDASSTDSSTHSGASSSGKAAAVAARRVSVVARKKQGSVKAEKVNSCSVAAASDNGAEVDSCDSLEGKKRCAWVTPNTEPSYVAFHDEEWGVPVHDDKKLFELLSFSGALAELTWPAILSKRQLFWY